From a single Candidatus Binataceae bacterium genomic region:
- a CDS encoding heavy metal translocating P-type ATPase, translated as MEHEHHGHHPAPSSVGAAPLKDPVCGMSVTENSKWSTESGGTTYYFCSEGCRNKFAADPARYLNKPAAHDHSAHLHGHRSHGAAAPKPVAAIAGPVEYTCPMHPEIVRPGPGACPICGMALEPRTATPVEDKSELDAMTQRLWVCAALAAIVVILDMGSMIVSGGILAPATLIFTELILTTPIVLWGGWPFFERAWMSIVNRSLNMFTLIGLGVGVAYVYSIVAATMPQIFPPSFRGAGGEVAVYFEPAAVIVALVLLGQVLELRARSQTGAAIRALLGLAPKTARRIRDGVEEDVPLDEVHPGDQLRVRPGEKVPADGVVVEGASAIDESMVTGEPIPVEKHAADRVIGATVNGAGSFVMRAERVGSETLLAQIVKMVAKAQRSRAPIERLADRAAAYFVPAVVGAAIITFIIWATLGPDPKMAHALINAVAVLIIACPCALGLATPMSIMVATGKGATLGVLFRNAEAIEVLRQVDTLVVDKTGTLTEGKPKLVRVIATPGFDENEMLRLAASLERGSEHPLAAAIVAGAESRKVILSNADNFLSIPGKGVTGMLGNHQVALGNRVLMERIGAGTALASDGDAMRTEGQTVMYVAIDGKVAGLLGVADPIKATTAEAIRQLHADGVKIVMLTGDSRATAEAVARELGIDQVVAEVLPNQKAEAVKRLQSEGRIVAMAGDGVNDAPALAQAQVGIAMGTGTDVAIESAGVTLVKGDLRGIVRARLLSRATMGNIRQNLFFAFVYNGLGVPIAAGVLYPAFGILLSPMIAAAAMSISSFSVITNALRLRRLSL; from the coding sequence ATGGAGCATGAGCATCACGGGCATCATCCGGCGCCATCCAGCGTGGGCGCGGCTCCGCTCAAGGATCCCGTGTGCGGCATGAGCGTGACCGAGAATTCGAAGTGGTCAACCGAAAGTGGTGGGACGACCTACTACTTCTGTAGTGAAGGATGTCGCAACAAATTCGCCGCCGATCCCGCGCGCTACCTGAACAAGCCTGCGGCGCACGATCATTCCGCGCACCTGCATGGGCACAGGTCGCACGGCGCCGCGGCACCCAAGCCTGTTGCCGCGATCGCGGGGCCGGTTGAGTACACCTGCCCGATGCATCCGGAGATCGTGCGCCCCGGTCCGGGCGCGTGTCCGATTTGCGGGATGGCGCTGGAGCCGCGCACCGCAACTCCCGTCGAGGATAAGAGCGAACTCGACGCGATGACGCAGCGGCTGTGGGTCTGCGCCGCGCTCGCGGCGATCGTCGTCATCCTCGACATGGGCAGCATGATCGTTTCAGGCGGAATTCTCGCGCCTGCGACTCTCATCTTTACCGAGCTGATTCTCACCACGCCGATCGTGTTGTGGGGTGGATGGCCCTTCTTTGAGCGCGCGTGGATGTCGATCGTCAACCGCAGTCTCAACATGTTTACGCTTATCGGACTCGGCGTCGGCGTCGCATACGTGTACAGCATCGTCGCGGCGACGATGCCGCAGATTTTTCCGCCTTCGTTCCGCGGCGCGGGTGGCGAGGTCGCCGTGTACTTCGAGCCCGCGGCCGTGATCGTCGCGCTGGTCCTGCTCGGCCAGGTGCTCGAGCTGCGCGCGCGCAGCCAGACCGGCGCCGCGATTCGCGCGCTGCTCGGCCTCGCACCCAAGACCGCGCGCCGAATCCGCGACGGCGTCGAGGAAGACGTCCCGCTCGACGAGGTGCATCCCGGAGATCAACTCCGCGTGCGGCCAGGAGAGAAAGTTCCCGCCGACGGCGTCGTAGTTGAGGGCGCAAGTGCGATCGACGAGTCGATGGTGACGGGAGAACCGATCCCGGTCGAGAAGCACGCCGCCGATCGCGTGATCGGCGCGACCGTCAACGGCGCGGGCTCATTCGTGATGCGCGCTGAGCGCGTAGGCAGCGAGACCCTGCTCGCGCAAATCGTCAAGATGGTTGCCAAAGCGCAGCGCAGTCGCGCTCCGATCGAGCGCCTGGCGGATCGCGCCGCCGCATACTTCGTCCCGGCGGTCGTTGGCGCCGCGATCATCACATTTATCATTTGGGCGACATTGGGGCCCGACCCAAAAATGGCTCACGCGCTCATCAACGCCGTCGCGGTGCTGATCATCGCATGCCCGTGCGCTTTGGGCCTCGCCACGCCGATGTCGATCATGGTCGCGACGGGTAAAGGCGCGACGCTCGGCGTGCTCTTCAGAAACGCCGAGGCGATCGAGGTGCTGCGCCAGGTCGATACTCTTGTCGTGGACAAAACCGGCACGCTCACCGAAGGCAAGCCCAAGCTGGTCAGGGTGATTGCGACGCCGGGCTTCGATGAGAACGAGATGCTGCGGCTGGCCGCGAGCCTCGAGCGCGGCAGCGAGCATCCGCTCGCAGCCGCAATCGTCGCCGGCGCGGAATCCCGCAAGGTCATCCTGAGCAATGCTGATAACTTCCTGTCAATCCCTGGAAAAGGCGTCACGGGCATGCTCGGGAATCACCAGGTCGCGCTCGGCAACCGGGTGCTGATGGAACGAATCGGCGCTGGCACCGCGCTCGCCTCCGACGGCGATGCGATGCGCACCGAGGGTCAGACCGTGATGTACGTCGCGATCGACGGCAAGGTCGCGGGACTGCTCGGCGTGGCCGATCCGATCAAAGCGACGACAGCCGAAGCGATTCGCCAGCTTCACGCCGACGGTGTGAAGATTGTCATGCTGACCGGCGACAGCCGCGCCACTGCTGAAGCCGTCGCGCGCGAGCTCGGCATCGATCAGGTCGTCGCCGAGGTGTTGCCGAATCAGAAGGCCGAGGCGGTCAAGCGGCTGCAGAGCGAGGGCCGTATCGTCGCGATGGCGGGAGACGGCGTGAACGATGCGCCTGCGCTCGCGCAGGCGCAGGTCGGGATCGCGATGGGAACGGGGACCGACGTCGCGATCGAAAGCGCGGGCGTGACCCTCGTCAAGGGCGATCTGCGCGGAATCGTGCGTGCGCGATTGCTCAGCCGCGCGACGATGGGGAACATCCGGCAGAATCTTTTCTTTGCGTTTGTGTACAACGGTCTCGGCGTTCCGATCGCCGCAGGCGTTCTTTATCCCGCGTTCGGAATCCTGCTGAGTCCGATGATCGCCGCGGCCGCGATGAGCATCAGCTCGTTCTCGGTGATCACCAACGCGTTGCGGCTGAGACGCCTCTCGCTCTGA
- a CDS encoding glutathione S-transferase N-terminal domain-containing protein — protein MIDLYYWPTPNGHKITIYLEETGLQYRIVPVNIRKGEQFEPDFLAISPNNRMPAIVDTDGPGGKPISIFESGAILLYLGEKTGKLLPAETRAKYDVIQWLMFQMAGVGPMFGQRGHFLRAAPEKLPYAIERYTNESRRLLNVMDKQLKDRPYLAGEYSIADIATYPWVVGTRREPEQLESRPNFKRWLDAISERPAVKRGLAVMADLPPEPLDDEARSILYGNKQFEKR, from the coding sequence CACAAGATCACCATCTACCTCGAAGAGACCGGACTGCAATATCGAATCGTGCCGGTGAATATCCGCAAGGGCGAGCAGTTCGAGCCTGACTTTCTCGCGATCAGTCCCAACAATCGGATGCCGGCGATCGTCGATACTGACGGCCCCGGCGGCAAGCCGATTTCGATTTTCGAATCCGGCGCCATCCTCCTCTACCTCGGCGAGAAGACCGGCAAGCTTCTCCCCGCTGAGACGCGCGCGAAGTACGACGTCATCCAGTGGCTGATGTTCCAGATGGCCGGTGTCGGTCCGATGTTCGGACAGCGCGGGCATTTCCTGCGCGCCGCGCCGGAGAAGCTTCCGTATGCGATCGAGCGTTACACGAACGAATCGCGCCGGCTGCTCAACGTTATGGACAAGCAGTTGAAGGATCGGCCTTATCTCGCGGGCGAATACTCGATCGCTGACATCGCGACGTATCCGTGGGTAGTCGGCACGCGGCGCGAGCCCGAGCAGCTCGAGAGCCGGCCGAACTTCAAGCGCTGGCTCGATGCGATCTCGGAGCGACCTGCGGTCAAGCGCGGTCTGGCGGTGATGGCCGATCTGCCGCCCGAGCCGCTCGACGATGAAGCGCGCTCGATCCTCTACGGCAACAAGCAGTTCGAAAAGCGCTGA